From Brucella anthropi ATCC 49188:
TATGTCGCGGTCGCTCTGTTCGCCTGGCTTTTGTTCAAGGAGGAACTTGGCGCCTACAAGATTGCGGGAATTGCGTTCATCTGCATCGGGACGGTGCTGATCGCACAAAGCGGCAAGCCGTCCGAACCGCAGGCGGAGACGCAGGTGAGTCAGCAGACGCATAGTTGAACGGGGGCAGTACGATGAGACATGTAATCTTCGGTGGCGACGGTTTTGTCGGGCGCTATCTTGCTCCAAAGCTACTTGCTGATGGTCAGGAGGTCATTGTCGCGGATATCGTGAAAAGCGATCTGCCACACTATGCTGATACCGCTTTCGTCGCGACTGATGTGACCGATCCGGAAGCAATCCGCAGGCTTGGTATCCGCGCAGACGACATGGTCTACAATCTATCCGCCAAGATGCTTTCACCAATTCAGGTCCGGGCGAAGCGTCATGATTTTTTCTTTCCCGTCAACTATTACGGGACGGAAAACATCATCAAGGCAATGGATGCGGTTGGTGCGAACAAGCTCGTCCATTTCACCACCGATATGGTGTACGGGCACACCTATGTCTGGCCGCAGAAAGAAGATCATCCGTGCAAGCCGCTCGGTGAGTACGGCCTGTCAAAACTGAAAACCGAAGAACTCGCCATTGAATGGCGCGTGCGGGGCATGAATATCTCCCTTTTTCGTCCTCGTCTTATCATTGGACCGGGCCGTCTCGGCATTCTGGAAAAGCTGTTCAAGCTGATTGATTACAATTTGCCGGTGCCGATGATCGGCTCGGGCAGGAACCCTTACCAGTTCATTTCGGTGTTCGACTGTGCGGAGGTGGCACGTGCCGCTTTCAAGGCTGGTGTTCCAAACGAGGCCTATAATCTCGGCTCGCTCAATCCGCCTCCTGTCCGCAAACTGCTTGGTGATCTGATCAGCCATGCAGGTTCGAAATCTATTTTGTTGCCAACACCCGCCTGGGCGGTGAAACGCACGCTGGATCTGCTGGACTGGATGAACATGCCGATCATGGACCCGGAGCAATATCTGATTGCCGACGAAATGTGTGTTCTCGATGTCTCGAAGGGCGAGCGCGAACTTGGCTGGATACCGCAATATCGTGATGAGGATATGCTGATCGCGGCTTACAGCGAATATCGCAAGAAAATCGGCGCTGCATCGTCGGATGTGCGGGCTTCCGAAACGGCATAGGGGCAGAAATGAACAAGACGAACATAACGCCAAAGCCGAAGCTGTTAACGGTTGCCGAGGCGAAAGCGCTCGATCTGCCGAGGATGACGGAGCTGTTTACCGCTCATCTTAATCCCGGCCAGCTTCACTTCATGAAGCTGCTCGGCTTTCATAAGGTGAAGATCGAGCGTGCTGAAGGCATGTATTATTATGACCAGAATGGGCGCCCCATTCTCGATTTTTTCGGTGGTTTCGGATCGCTGGCTTTCGGCCATAATCATCTACGTATTCTCGAAGCACGGCGTCAGTTTCAGGAAGAAATGCGCCACGAGATTGCAATCGCCTTCATGTCGCAATATGCGGCCGCTCTTGCTTATGACATTGCGGCTTGCTCGCCGGGCGATCTCGACATGGTGTTTCTGGGGTCTTCCGGTTCTGAGGCGATGGAAGCCGCGATCAAGGTCGCAGAGCGCGCCGCGGGGCCGAAAAAGCCCAAGATCGTCTATGCGGAAAATTCGTTCCACGGCAAAACGAAGGGTGTTCTGTCCATCACTGATGGTGGGCTATATCGTGGCGAATTCAAGCTGGTCGATAACACCGTTCGGGTTCCCTTCGGTGACATTGCAGCCATTGAAAATGCGTTTCGCTCTGACCCCGAGATCGGGGTGATTGTGCTTGAAACGGTGCAAGGTGGCGGCGGTATCATTCAGGCTGACGCACAGTTCTGGCAAAAGTTGCGAAACCTTTGCGACCAGTATGGTGTGATCTGGGTTGCCGATGAAGTGCAATGTGGACTGGGGCGAACCGGGAAATTCTATGCTTTCGAGCATTATGGCGTCATACCGGACGTCACCGCGCTGGCGAAGTCGCTTGGCGGTGGAAAGACCGCAATGGCCGCCATGATCGCGCGCCGCGACGTCTACATGAAGGCTTACGGCACGCCCAAGACGGCGATGATCCATGCGATGGCGACTTTTGGCGGGATTGGCGAAGCCTGCGTCACGTCGATTGAAGCTCTGAACGTTCTTTACGACGAGCATCTGATCGACAATGCAGCCGATGTCGGAGAATATCTTCTGGATCGTCTGCATGAGCTGCAGAGCCGCTATCCTGCGCTTTTGAAAGACGTGCGCGGGAAGGGGATGATGGTGGGGCTGGAGTTCCATGATTTCTCACAAACGATGCCGGTCGTGTTGCGACCTGTCCTGGCGATGCTTGATGAGAAGCTGAAAGGTTCGCTTCCCGGCTTTATTGGCAGCCATCTGCTGCGCGATCATGGGGTTCTGGTCGCCTTTACTGAATATAATCGAAACGTCATCCGCCTTGAGCCGCCGCTGATCTGCGGGCGCGAGCATGTGGACGCGTTCATCAAGGCGCTGGATGAGGTTCTTTCACGCGGCATCGTCCGAATTGTGCGGGATTTCGTCAAGGCTCAGATCAAATGAGCCATTTCTGATTACGGGATCAGACCGGGGCGAAGCAGCAAATCCCAACAGGGGTTCAAAGCGACGACGGCGCGATCCTGCAGTGCTTCGGCATATATTTTCTGTAAGGCAAGACGATTGGTCGTCGTCGGACATTTCGGACGCAATATGCCGTCGGTTGCTTCTACGGTAGCCTTCGTTTCCTTGGATAACGCCGGGACGGTGCGGAAGGGATCGGCGCCGATCTGGATATGCCGTGTCGCATCGCGATCCAATATCCATGCAAACGGATTGACGAAGTCGAGCGACATGACGCTTTGCAGGCGAACGTTGTTCCGGGTCTCGAAGGATTTCAGATCCTTCACCATCCGGTTTGCAGAAACGAGCCAATAGACCTGGAAATCGATTTCCGAATAAAGCTGCCAGCTAGGTAGTTGGCCTTGAGCTGCCAGCGCGTCATAGGCTGCATTGTTTTCCGGGTAGTGGGTTTCGAAAAGCTCTGCCCGTTGCAGGAAATCGGGCCGGGTCAACACCTGCCCGAGGTTCTTCAATTCCGGGAAGGACGGTTGCACATAAGTCGGGGCTACGGCAACGGCGCGCAGGGTACGGTGCGCAACCTTGGTAAATGTCGGGAGGACACAGAAGGCAGCGAGCACGACGAAGGCGATTTTGAGCTTCTCGGTGCCGGCTTTTATCCGCTGAAAAATCATAAGCAGGATGGGCCAAAGGAATATGAATTCCTGGCTTCCGGTGTTCTGTGTCTCAAGGATGATGCCACCCAGAAGCCCAACGGCGAGCCAGACCGAACTCCGGTCGAAAAAGCGATTGTGTTTGCCGGAATGGAACTGTTCATTCCAGAAAAGAATGAGAACAAGGATCGCCGCTGGCAGAATGACGTCCAGCTTCAACGATATGACGGTCAGGAAACGCGGGAGCAGGGCTTCTTCGTTCAGGGCGATCAATGAGGCGATATCGTGAACATATCCGCCGATAATCCCGTTGTACAATTCAAGGACGAGCAGAAATGCAACGGTAACGGCGGCGGCCAGCAGAATGTTGCGTATAGAGATTCTTCCAGCGAGAAGTGCCACAAGCCCGAACAGTCCACCTGCAAGAAAGCCCGTGACCTTCATCAAGAACAAGGCGAGCATCACTGCCGCACAAAACAGCGCGAGCTTTGCGCCGTTTCGCATAAACAGCAATCCGCACATCAGCACGTAGAGCAAAAGCGATGTATGGCGGTTATAAATGCCAAACCCATCCAGTCCGGGATAGGGATAAAAGCTTTGTGTATTGGCCGGAAAGATTGCGAAAACTAGAAATGGAACAAGGATCAGAAATCCGGTTATTCGATTATGGGGGGGAAGCTCTGTCAGTACCCATGCCATCAGAGGGGCTGCAACGACCAATATTGACCATTGAACGAGCAAAAGCGGTTGTGCCTGTGGGAGCAGGGAGTGTCCCCATGCAAAAAGATAGTAGCCAAGCGGTCCGACAGGCGTGGAAAAGTCTACACCGGGAATCTGGTCCATTCTTATGCGCTGGGCTGCGTCGAAGTAGATGTAGCTGTCCCAGTACATTGGCCCAATGGGGGCATTGAGCCTGAATGACAGAAGCGCGATCAGCAGAACGAGAACAAAACCTAGCCAGAGCATAGGCGCGCATAGCAGCGTCGGTCTGGCCGATTTGAAGGTCGTGCTG
This genomic window contains:
- a CDS encoding NAD-dependent epimerase/dehydratase family protein; translated protein: MRHVIFGGDGFVGRYLAPKLLADGQEVIVADIVKSDLPHYADTAFVATDVTDPEAIRRLGIRADDMVYNLSAKMLSPIQVRAKRHDFFFPVNYYGTENIIKAMDAVGANKLVHFTTDMVYGHTYVWPQKEDHPCKPLGEYGLSKLKTEELAIEWRVRGMNISLFRPRLIIGPGRLGILEKLFKLIDYNLPVPMIGSGRNPYQFISVFDCAEVARAAFKAGVPNEAYNLGSLNPPPVRKLLGDLISHAGSKSILLPTPAWAVKRTLDLLDWMNMPIMDPEQYLIADEMCVLDVSKGERELGWIPQYRDEDMLIAAYSEYRKKIGAASSDVRASETA
- a CDS encoding aspartate aminotransferase family protein; translated protein: MNKTNITPKPKLLTVAEAKALDLPRMTELFTAHLNPGQLHFMKLLGFHKVKIERAEGMYYYDQNGRPILDFFGGFGSLAFGHNHLRILEARRQFQEEMRHEIAIAFMSQYAAALAYDIAACSPGDLDMVFLGSSGSEAMEAAIKVAERAAGPKKPKIVYAENSFHGKTKGVLSITDGGLYRGEFKLVDNTVRVPFGDIAAIENAFRSDPEIGVIVLETVQGGGGIIQADAQFWQKLRNLCDQYGVIWVADEVQCGLGRTGKFYAFEHYGVIPDVTALAKSLGGGKTAMAAMIARRDVYMKAYGTPKTAMIHAMATFGGIGEACVTSIEALNVLYDEHLIDNAADVGEYLLDRLHELQSRYPALLKDVRGKGMMVGLEFHDFSQTMPVVLRPVLAMLDEKLKGSLPGFIGSHLLRDHGVLVAFTEYNRNVIRLEPPLICGREHVDAFIKALDEVLSRGIVRIVRDFVKAQIK